A genomic window from Hyla sarda isolate aHylSar1 chromosome 8, aHylSar1.hap1, whole genome shotgun sequence includes:
- the LOC130285265 gene encoding protein psiQ-like: protein MVTLCDDNNCMVTLCDDNNCIVTVCDDNNCMVTLCNDNNCMVTLCDDNNCMVTLCDDNNCMVTLCDDNNCIVTVCDDNNCMVTLCNDNNCMVTLCDDNNCIVTVCDDNNCMVTVCEDNNCMVTLCDDNNCIVTVCDDNNCMVTLCDDNNCMVTLCDDNNCIVTVCDDNNCMVTLCNDNNCMVTLCDDNNCMVTLCDDNNCMVTLCDDNNCIDTVCDDNNCMVTLCNDNNCMVTLCDDNNCIVTVCDDNNCMVTLCNDNNCIVTVCDDNNCMVTLCNDNNCMVTVCDDNNCMVTLCDDNNCMVTVCEDNNCMVTLCDDNNCMVTLCDDNNCMVTLCDDNNCIVTVCDDNNCMVTVCEDNNCMVTLCDDNNCMVTVCDDNNCMVTLCDDNNCMVTLCDDNNCMVTLCDDNNCMVTLCDDNNCI from the coding sequence ATGGTCACATTATGCGATGATAATAACTGCATGGTCACATTATGCGATGATAATAACTGCATTGTCACAGTATGCGATGATAATAACTGCATGGTCACATTATGCAATGATAATAACTGCATGGTCACATTATGCGATGATAATAACTGCATGGTCACATTATGCGATGATAATAACTGCATGGTCACATTATGCGATGATAATAACTGCATTGTCACAGTATGCGATGATAATAACTGCATGGTCACATTATGCAATGATAATAACTGCATGGTCACATTATGCGATGATAATAACTGCATTGTCACAGTATGCGATGATAATAACTGCATGGTCACAGTATGCGAAGATAATAACTGCATGGTCACATTATGCGATGATAATAACTGCATTGTCACAGTATGCGATGATAATAACTGCATGGTCACATTATGCGATGATAATAACTGCATGGTCACATTATGCGATGATAATAACTGCATTGTCACAGTATGCGATGATAATAACTGCATGGTCACATTATGCAATGATAATAACTGCATGGTCACATTATGCGATGATAATAACTGCATGGTCACATTATGCGATGATAATAACTGCATGGTCACATTATGCGATGATAATAACTGCATTGACACAGTATGCGATGATAATAACTGCATGGTCACATTATGCAATGATAATAACTGCATGGTCACATTATGCGATGATAATAACTGCATTGTCACAGTATGCGATGATAATAACTGCATGGTCACATTATGCAATGATAATAACTGCATTGTCACAGTATGCGATGATAATAACTGCATGGTCACATTATGCAATGATAATAACTGCATGGTCACAGTATGCGATGATAATAACTGCATGGTCACATTATGCGATGATAATAACTGCATGGTCACAGTATGCGAAGATAATAACTGCATGGTCACATTATGCGATGATAATAACTGCATGGTCACATTATGCGATGATAATAACTGCATGGTCACATTATGCGATGATAATAACTGCATTGTCACAGTATGCGATGATAATAACTGCATGGTCACAGTATGCGAAGATAATAACTGCATGGTCACATTATGCGATGATAATAACTGCATGGTCACAGTATGCGATGATAATAACTGCATGGTCACATTATGCGATGATAATAACTGCATGGTCACATTATGCGATGATAATAACTGCATGGTCACATTATGCGATGATAATAACTGCATGGTCACATTATGCGATGATAATAACTGCATATGA